AAGGAGTTGCTGAACAAACCAGCGGATGTAGTCCTTATGAACGGGTTTGAGGATGATTTTGTGCCGAAAGGGAGCACATTCACCGGAAAGCGTAAACGTGCGCGTACTTTGATGTTGAATGTGGCAAATAAATTATTGGGAACAAATCTGGATGACGATACGTTAATTGTCGGAACGAGTGGAAGATATGAGTTCAAGAACAAAGGAATCGACGTGTTTTTGGAATCATTAAACCGCTTGAACAGAGACAAGAATTTGCATAAGAATGTGTTGGCGTTTATCAATGTTCCCGGTTGGGTGGGCGATCCCCGTGAGGATTTGCAGGAACGCTTGAAGAGCAAGAAAAAGTTCGATACTCCACTTGAAGTACCGTTCATTACCCATTGGCTGCATAATATGACTCACGACCAGGTATTGGATATGCTGAAATATTTAGGAATGGGCAACAGACCGGAAGATAAGGTAAAGGTTATTTTCGTTCCTTGCTATTTGGACGGTCGTGACGGTATTATGAACAAGGAGTATTATGATATATTGCTGGGACAGGATTTGAGTGTTTATGCTTCCTATTACGAACCTTGGGGGTATACCCCGTTGGAAAGCGTAGCATTCCATGTGCCGACAATCACTACTGACCTGGCAGGATTCGGGCTTTGGGTAAATAGCTTGAAAAACCAGCATGGCATTAATGATGGAGTAGAAGTGCTGCATCGTTCGGACTATAATTATTCGGAAGTGGCGGATGGTATCAAGGATACGATTACATTGTTTGCCGATAAGACGGAAAAAGAAGTGAAGGAAATCCGCAAGCGTGCTGCTGAAGTAGCGGAACAGGCTTTATGGAAACACTTCATACAATATTACTATGAGGCTTATGACATTGCCTTGCGCAATGCTATGAAGCGTCAACTGAGTTAAGAAACTATTATTCATCAATAAGTAAACAAAAACATTATGAAAATCAAAGTTAGTAATGTGAATACTCCCAACTGGAAAGAGGTTACTGTGAAATCACGTATACCGGAAGAGTTGGAGAAGTTGTCTGAAATCGCACGCAACATTTGGTGGGCATGGAATTTTGAAGCGACTGAACTGTTTAGAGATCTAGATCCGGAACTTTGGAAAGAATGTGGACAGAATCCAGTACTGTTGTTGGAACGTATGAGCTATGAAAAGCTGGAAGCACTGGCAAAAGACAAAGTGATTCTGAAAAGAATGGATGAAGTTTATACGAAATTCAAGGATTACATGGATGTGAAGCCGGATGAGCAACGCCCATCTGTAGCTTATTTCAGTATGGAATATGGCTTGAGCAGCGTCCTGAAAATATATTCCGGTGGTCTGGGTGTATTGGCTGGTGACTATCTGAAAGAGGCTTCTGACAGCAATGTTGATTTGTGTGCGGTAGGTTTCTTGTATCGTTACGGTTATTTTACTCAAACATTGTCCATGGACGGACAGCAGATAGCTAACTACGAAGCGCAGAACTTCGGCCAGCTTCCTATCGACCGTGTAATAGATGCAGACGGAAAGCCGTTGGTGGTAGATGTTCCTTATCTGGATTATTATGTTCATGCTAATGTATGGCGTGTTAATGTAGGACGTGTCTCTTTGTATCTGTTGGATACAGATAACGAAATGAACAGCGAGTTCGACCGTCCTATCACTCACCAGCTTTATGGCGGTGACTGGGAAAACCGTCTGAAACAGGAAATTCTGTTAGGTATCGGTGGTATCCTGACATTGAAGGCATTGGGGATCAAGAAAGATATTTATCACTGTAATGAAGGACATGCTGCATTGATTAATGTTCAGCGTATCTGTGACTACGTAGCTACCGGATTGACATACGATCAGGCTATCGAGCTGGTTCGTGCTTCTTCTCTTTATACGGTTCATACACCGGTTCCGGCAGGACACGACTATTTTGACGAAGGCTTGTTCGGTAAATATATGAGTGGCTATCCTGCAAGAATGGGTATCACTTGGGACGACTTGATGGATCTCGGACGTAACAATCCGGGTGATAAGGGCGAACGTTTCTGTATGTCTGTCTTTGCTTGCAACACTTCTCAGGAAGTGAACGGTGTAAGCTGGCTGCACGGAAAAGTTTCTCAAGAAATGTTCTCTTCTATCTGGAAAGGTTATTTCCCCGAAGAAAGTCACGTAGGATATGTGACGAACGGTGTTCACTTCCCGACTTGGAGCGCAACGGAGTGGAAAGAACTGTACTTTAAATATTTCAACGAAAACTTCTGGTTCGATCAGTCTAACCCTAAGATTTGGGAAGCTATTTACAATGTGCCCGATGAAGAAATTTGGAAGACTCGTATGACGATGAAGAATAAGTTGGTTGACTATATCCGCAAGTCATTCCGCGATACTTGGTTGAAGAACCAGGGAGATCCTTCACGTATCGTTTCACTGATGGATAAGATCAATCCGAATGCATTGTTGATTGGTTTCGGTCGTCGTTTCGCTACTTACAAACGTGCACACTTGCTGTTTACTGACTTGGAACGTCTTTCTAAGATTGTGAACAATCCTGACTATCCGGTACAGTTCCTGTTTACAGGTAAGGCTCACCCGCACGATGGAGCAGGACAGGGCTTGATTAAGCGTATTATTGAAATTTCTCGCCGTCCTGAATTCCTGGGCAAGATTATCTTCCTCGAAAACTACGATATGCAGTTGGCTCGTCGTTTGGTTTCCGGTGTTGATATTTGGTTGAATACTCCGACTCGTCCGTTGGAAGCATCCGGTACGTCAGGTGAAAAAGCATTGATGAACGGTGTTGTCAACTTCTCTGTGTTGGACGGATGGTGGCTGGAAGGTTACCGTGAAGGTGCAGGTTGGGCGTTGACTGAAAAACGTACTTACCAGAATCAGGAACATCAGGATCAATTGGATGCTGCTACTATTTACAGCATTCTTGAAACTGAAATTATGCCGTTGTATTATGCACGCAACAAGAAAGGATATTCTGAAGGCTGGATCAAGGTCGTTAAGAATTCTATCGCACAGATTGCTCCTCATTATACAATGAAACGTCAGTTGGATGATTACTTTAATAAATTCTATTGCAAGCAAGCTAAACGTTTCGCTGTTTTGGCTGCTGATGACAATGCGAAAGCAAAAGAAATCGCAGCTTGGAAAGAAGAAGTGGTTGCTAAATGGGATTCTATCGAAATCGTATCTTGCGATAAGGTAGAAGAACTGGCAAAAGGCGATATCGAAAGCGGAAAAGAATATACTATTACTTACGTAATTGATGAGAAAGGCTTGAATGATGCAATAGGACTCGAACTGGTAACGACTTATACAACTGCTGACGGTAAGCAGCATGTTTACTCAGTAGAACCGTTCAGCGTAATCAAGAAGGAAGGTAATTTGTACACATTCCAGGTTAAACATAGCTTATCAAATGCAGGTAGCTTCAAGGTGTCTTACCGTATGTTCCCGAAGAACTCGGATCTTCCACACCGTCAGGACTTCTGCTACGTACGTTGGTTTGTCTGATTGAGAATAAAGTAGGGGAGAGTAAATCTCTCTGCTACTTTCATATATAAAATTCAGCCCCTGTATTCTTTAAGATTACAGGGGCTGATCTTTATAATCAAGAGACTGCTTTTAGGACGAAGCGGTCTTTCTTTTATTTTACAACTTCTGCTATTTTAGCTTGAAGTTCTTCTCCGTGCAGACCGCGGGCAATAATCGTACCGTCACCGTCGATCAATACTGTGTGAGGAATACTGTTTATAGCGTAAAGTTGTGCACCTTTGCTTTGCCAGAATTTCAGGTCGGACATTTGCGGCCAGGTCATGTTCATTTTCTTGATAGATTCTTTCCAGGCAGCACCATCCTGATCGAGGGATACACCTACGATTTCGAAGTTTTTGCCTTTGTATTTGGCGTAAGCTTCTACCAGGTTAGGCATTTCGCGACGGCAAGGACCGCACCAGCTTGCCCAGAAGTCAACCAATACCACTTTGCCTTTACCTACATAATCAGACAGTTTCACAGTTTTCCCGTCCGGGGTTTCCATTTCGAAGTCAATGAACTTGGTACCTACGGCAGTCTTTTTCTGTGTTTCGGTCAGTTCCTTGATTCTTACGATAGCTTCATCGTTTTGCAAGTTAGCCGGAACCTGTTGCAGTAATGCTTCGTTTTCGGCAGTAGAGTTATTGTAGAAAGTCTGTTTGAACAAGAATACGCCAACAGGGTTGGTGATGTTTTTCTGTACAGCTTCCTTGATTGCGTTTTCGTACTGTTCCTGTAAGTCGGCTCCTTCTTTTTGTTTGGCTTCTTTCTGTTCATCGCTCAATGTGGAGTCCCCCATTGATTCGTAGATAGCATTCATTTTCTTGCTGATGTCATTGATTTTAGCTCTGAGTTCCTGGTAAGCGTCGTTGTTGGCAGTACCAGTAACAGAATCATCATCTTTGCCTAAAGTAACATTGATTTTTCCGTTTTCGAGGAAGAAATCAACCGTCAACAGTGTTCCGTTAACTTCACAAGTGACATAGCGGTTGACAACAGAATCTTGTGTACCTTTAAAGGTAAAAGTTCCTTTAGAGATGACAGCTGTATCGAGTTTAGTCAGATTTCGACCTGTAGCTTCCTGAAGATAAACGGTGTCACCATCGACTGCGCCCTCTACTGTACCTGTAACAACGTAGCCGGCTTTGTTGCCGGTACAAGCTACCATACCCAAAGCAGCAGTTGCGATAACTAAATAAGTTAATTTTTTCATGCTTTTGTAAGATTAGTGAATAAATATTTATGCAAAGATAGATTATTTTTCTCTCGGGCATCGAAAAACACTGTTATATTAGATTAACACGTAGGTGAAAACCGCAGAAATGTGTACCTTTGCAGCCCAAACTTTAGAATGAATATGCAAGAAGATAAATCCATCATTGAGGTGAGCCATGTCTCGAAGTATTTCGGCGAGAAAACAGCATTGGATGATGTGACTCTGAACGTGAAAAAGGGCGAGTTTGTCACGATACTCGGACCTTCCGGTTGCGGGAAAACCACGTTGTTGCGTCTCATTGCCGGTTTTCAGACGGCTTCGGAAGGTGAAATCAGAATTTCGGGGAAGGAAATCACACAAACTCCACCCCACAAGCGTCCGGTAAATACGGTATTCCAGAAATATGCTCTGTTTCCGCATTTGAATGTTTACGACAATATCGCTTTCGGTCTGAAACTGAAAAAGACACCGAAGCAGACCATTGGGAAGAAAGTGAAAGCTGCTCTGAAAATGGTGGGCATGACGGATTATGAATATCGTGATGTCGATTCTCTCTCCGGTGGCCAGCAACAGCGCGTAGCCATCGCCCGTGCCATTGTCAACGAACCGGAAGTGTTGCTGCTCGATGAACCGCTGGCTGCGCTCGACCTGAAAATGCGCAAGGATATGCAGATGGAACTCAAGGAAATGCATAAATCTCTAGGAATCACATTTGTCTACGTCACTCACGACCAGGAAGAGGCGCTTACATTGAGCGACACGATTGTCGTAATGAGTGAAGGGAAGATTCAGCAGATCGGTACGCCGATTGATATATATAATGAACCTATCAATTCTTTTGTTGCGGACTTTATCGGAGAAAGTAACATCTTGAATGGTACGATGATTCATGACAAATTGGTACGTTTCTGCGGTACGGAGTTCGAATGTGTGGACGAAGGATTCGGTGAGAATGTTCCGGTAGATGTGGTGATTCGTCCGGAAGACTTGTATATTTTCCCGGTTTCGGATATGGCACAGTTGACAGGAGTGGTGCAGACTTCCATATTCAAAGGCGTGCATTATGAAATGACCGTGCTTTGCGGTGGTTATGAATTCCTTGTGCAGGATTACCATCATTTTGAGGTAGGGGCGGAAGTCGGTTTGCTAGTGAAGCCTTTCGATATTCATATTATGAAGAAAGAGCGTATCTGCAATACTTTTGAAGGAAAGTTGCTGGATGCCACTCATGTGGAATTCCTCGGTTGCAGCTTTGAGTGTGCTCCGGTAGAAGGTATGGAGCCTGATATGAATGTCAAAGTGGAAGTGGATTTCGACAAGGTGATTCTTCAGGATAATGAGGAAGACGGAACACTGACGGGAGAGGTGAAGTTTATCCTTTACAAGGGTGACCATTACCATCTGACGGTGTTCTCCGACTGGGACGAGAATGTGTTTGTAGATACGAACGACGTATGGGACGACGGCGACCGCGTAGGTATTACCATCCCCCCGGATGCCATTCGTGTAATTAAAATAACCGATTAACAGGAAAGGAAGTGAATAAGAGGTTTTTAGTCTTTTTGTCGTCACGTAAGAGTTGGACTCTCCCTTACA
This portion of the Bacteroides acidifaciens genome encodes:
- a CDS encoding glycogen/starch synthase, giving the protein MVKDLLTPDYIFESSWEVCNKVGGIYTVLSTRANTLQEKFRDRIFFIGPDVWQGKENPLFIESDNLCAAWKKHALEKDELSVRIGRWNIPGEPIVILVDFQPFFEKKNDIYTEMWNRYQVDSLHAYGDYDEASMFSYAAGRVVESFYHYNLTETDKVVYQAHEWMTGMGALYVQEVVPEVATIFTTHATSIGRSIAGNHKPLYDYLFAYNGDQMAQELNMESKHSIEKQTAHYVDCFTTVSEITNNECKELLNKPADVVLMNGFEDDFVPKGSTFTGKRKRARTLMLNVANKLLGTNLDDDTLIVGTSGRYEFKNKGIDVFLESLNRLNRDKNLHKNVLAFINVPGWVGDPREDLQERLKSKKKFDTPLEVPFITHWLHNMTHDQVLDMLKYLGMGNRPEDKVKVIFVPCYLDGRDGIMNKEYYDILLGQDLSVYASYYEPWGYTPLESVAFHVPTITTDLAGFGLWVNSLKNQHGINDGVEVLHRSDYNYSEVADGIKDTITLFADKTEKEVKEIRKRAAEVAEQALWKHFIQYYYEAYDIALRNAMKRQLS
- a CDS encoding glycosyltransferase family 1 protein, with translation MKIKVSNVNTPNWKEVTVKSRIPEELEKLSEIARNIWWAWNFEATELFRDLDPELWKECGQNPVLLLERMSYEKLEALAKDKVILKRMDEVYTKFKDYMDVKPDEQRPSVAYFSMEYGLSSVLKIYSGGLGVLAGDYLKEASDSNVDLCAVGFLYRYGYFTQTLSMDGQQIANYEAQNFGQLPIDRVIDADGKPLVVDVPYLDYYVHANVWRVNVGRVSLYLLDTDNEMNSEFDRPITHQLYGGDWENRLKQEILLGIGGILTLKALGIKKDIYHCNEGHAALINVQRICDYVATGLTYDQAIELVRASSLYTVHTPVPAGHDYFDEGLFGKYMSGYPARMGITWDDLMDLGRNNPGDKGERFCMSVFACNTSQEVNGVSWLHGKVSQEMFSSIWKGYFPEESHVGYVTNGVHFPTWSATEWKELYFKYFNENFWFDQSNPKIWEAIYNVPDEEIWKTRMTMKNKLVDYIRKSFRDTWLKNQGDPSRIVSLMDKINPNALLIGFGRRFATYKRAHLLFTDLERLSKIVNNPDYPVQFLFTGKAHPHDGAGQGLIKRIIEISRRPEFLGKIIFLENYDMQLARRLVSGVDIWLNTPTRPLEASGTSGEKALMNGVVNFSVLDGWWLEGYREGAGWALTEKRTYQNQEHQDQLDAATIYSILETEIMPLYYARNKKGYSEGWIKVVKNSIAQIAPHYTMKRQLDDYFNKFYCKQAKRFAVLAADDNAKAKEIAAWKEEVVAKWDSIEIVSCDKVEELAKGDIESGKEYTITYVIDEKGLNDAIGLELVTTYTTADGKQHVYSVEPFSVIKKEGNLYTFQVKHSLSNAGSFKVSYRMFPKNSDLPHRQDFCYVRWFV
- a CDS encoding TlpA disulfide reductase family protein, whose protein sequence is MKKLTYLVIATAALGMVACTGNKAGYVVTGTVEGAVDGDTVYLQEATGRNLTKLDTAVISKGTFTFKGTQDSVVNRYVTCEVNGTLLTVDFFLENGKINVTLGKDDDSVTGTANNDAYQELRAKINDISKKMNAIYESMGDSTLSDEQKEAKQKEGADLQEQYENAIKEAVQKNITNPVGVFLFKQTFYNNSTAENEALLQQVPANLQNDEAIVRIKELTETQKKTAVGTKFIDFEMETPDGKTVKLSDYVGKGKVVLVDFWASWCGPCRREMPNLVEAYAKYKGKNFEIVGVSLDQDGAAWKESIKKMNMTWPQMSDLKFWQSKGAQLYAINSIPHTVLIDGDGTIIARGLHGEELQAKIAEVVK
- the potA gene encoding polyamine ABC transporter ATP-binding protein encodes the protein MNMQEDKSIIEVSHVSKYFGEKTALDDVTLNVKKGEFVTILGPSGCGKTTLLRLIAGFQTASEGEIRISGKEITQTPPHKRPVNTVFQKYALFPHLNVYDNIAFGLKLKKTPKQTIGKKVKAALKMVGMTDYEYRDVDSLSGGQQQRVAIARAIVNEPEVLLLDEPLAALDLKMRKDMQMELKEMHKSLGITFVYVTHDQEEALTLSDTIVVMSEGKIQQIGTPIDIYNEPINSFVADFIGESNILNGTMIHDKLVRFCGTEFECVDEGFGENVPVDVVIRPEDLYIFPVSDMAQLTGVVQTSIFKGVHYEMTVLCGGYEFLVQDYHHFEVGAEVGLLVKPFDIHIMKKERICNTFEGKLLDATHVEFLGCSFECAPVEGMEPDMNVKVEVDFDKVILQDNEEDGTLTGEVKFILYKGDHYHLTVFSDWDENVFVDTNDVWDDGDRVGITIPPDAIRVIKITD